In Capsicum annuum cultivar UCD-10X-F1 chromosome 7, UCD10Xv1.1, whole genome shotgun sequence, one genomic interval encodes:
- the LOC124885816 gene encoding uncharacterized protein LOC124885816 → MKCDAADFVSKCLNCQQVKVEHLRRSVTSQEISLPMWKWEMINKDSVMGLPRFGNKYDSIWSMEKVKIIRERPMKAQSHQKSYADVKRTELEFECIGDHSLVLPKEEINVKDSLTYEEEPVDILDCQVRKLGSKEITLVKVLWKNQKVEEATWESENDMRARYPNLFDLVNDKIEVFTSTSQEGSARAFKVRDAHRS, encoded by the exons atGAAATGTGATGCTGCTGATTTTGTTTCAAAGTGTTtaaattgccaacaagttaaagtggaacatttgagacgAAGTGTCACCTCCCAAGAGATAtctttgcctatgtggaagtgggagatgattaataagGACTCTGTCATGGGACTTCCAAGGTTCGGAAAtaaatatgattccatttgg tcaatggagaaggtgaaaatcattagagaacgaccAATGaaagctcagagtcatcagaagtcctatgccgatgttaaaAGAACagagttagaatttgag TGTATTGGGGATCATTCCTTGGTGTTGCCTAAAGAGGAAATCAATGTGAAAGACTCTTTgacatatgaagaagaacccGTTGATATTCTGGATTGTCAAGTCCGAAAGCTAGGAAGCAAGGAAATAACTTTGGTTAAGGTGCTGTggaaaaatcaaaaagttgaggaagctacttgggagtcagagAATGATATGCGTGCAAGATACCCAAATCTTTTTGATCTGGTGAATGACAAaatagaag TGTTCACGAGTACTAGTCAGGAAGGAAGCGCCCGAGCCTTTAAGGTTAGGGATGCTCATCGCAGCTAG